A portion of the Paenibacillus marchantiae genome contains these proteins:
- a CDS encoding class I SAM-dependent methyltransferase codes for MKTSEPFLFLQGFLKNPKRVGSVLPSSKFLAHKIVQSVQWEEVKTIAELGPGTGVITRLMRAKLPKSSIVFLFERDPKMRSNLKKTYPEFMFHSNASYLLKRINQEHVHQLDSIICGLPFFNFSREMKQNILSQMHTALRPGGMLVLYQYSLHMKKRLADLFDIERIKFVPLSFPPVFVYTCRKKKDEGHSETRESVY; via the coding sequence TTGAAAACATCCGAACCGTTTCTTTTCCTGCAAGGATTCTTAAAGAACCCCAAACGAGTAGGAAGTGTCCTGCCCAGTTCCAAATTTCTAGCCCATAAAATCGTCCAGTCTGTACAATGGGAAGAAGTTAAAACCATTGCAGAACTGGGGCCAGGAACAGGTGTTATCACACGTCTTATGAGAGCAAAATTACCGAAATCTTCAATCGTGTTTTTATTTGAGAGAGACCCCAAAATGAGGAGTAATCTGAAGAAAACATATCCTGAATTCATGTTCCATTCGAATGCATCCTATCTTTTGAAAAGGATCAATCAAGAACATGTGCATCAGTTGGATAGTATCATTTGCGGACTACCATTTTTTAATTTTTCCAGAGAAATGAAACAAAACATCCTTTCACAGATGCATACAGCGCTTCGACCTGGAGGGATGTTAGTGTTGTACCAGTACTCACTTCATATGAAGAAACGATTGGCTGATTTATTCGATATTGAGAGAATTAAATTTGTGCCCCTCAGCTTCCCTCCTGTTTTTGTCTATACTTGTCGCAAAAAGAAAGATGAAGGACACAGTGAAACGAGGGAATCAGTATACTAA
- a CDS encoding phosphotransferase, which produces MIIIAQGLAEELQRGKIRHLEQGYMTDAERGWSGADVRRIEVTYENGQKESVIFKEAALKERMAMKTLTDQGHQNTPATFSLDLETNEPRWMAIEDLGSVKSPPPGVDWSPRVAEALARIHALNMHRGSEMLWLPHADRHYWENYLVTQVSVDHFQTLIEQNPEFYMEFGAYLPLLREKANAFARDMVALYDEKESLTLTHGDLQSVDGSHIHYYNGKPYFIDFGWCYYAPFYIDLASYFNLEDAKIYYKELIANGISLSYDDFYERLRAAFRYSGLIYLYPSIRQWSLGPTELTGKRLLHMLKIILTGEFPERRIDYSSKLFSKLLNEHKNGTLHKLN; this is translated from the coding sequence ATGATCATAATTGCTCAAGGTTTAGCCGAAGAACTACAACGTGGAAAGATCCGTCATTTAGAGCAAGGGTATATGACGGATGCTGAACGTGGGTGGTCTGGTGCGGATGTACGTCGTATAGAGGTTACTTATGAAAATGGTCAAAAGGAGAGCGTAATATTTAAAGAAGCTGCCCTAAAAGAACGCATGGCAATGAAAACGTTAACTGACCAGGGCCATCAGAACACGCCCGCCACTTTTTCACTAGATCTAGAAACAAATGAGCCTAGATGGATGGCGATAGAAGATTTGGGTAGTGTTAAATCTCCTCCGCCTGGCGTAGACTGGTCGCCAAGAGTTGCGGAGGCATTAGCCAGAATCCATGCCCTTAATATGCATAGAGGTTCGGAGATGCTGTGGCTCCCCCATGCTGACCGTCATTATTGGGAAAATTATTTAGTTACACAAGTGTCTGTGGACCATTTTCAAACGCTTATAGAGCAGAACCCCGAATTTTACATGGAATTTGGCGCGTATCTGCCATTATTACGTGAAAAAGCCAACGCTTTTGCACGTGATATGGTGGCTTTGTACGATGAGAAGGAAAGCCTGACTCTTACGCATGGAGATTTGCAATCCGTAGACGGTTCCCACATCCATTATTACAATGGAAAACCCTATTTTATTGACTTCGGGTGGTGTTATTATGCGCCCTTTTATATTGACTTGGCTAGTTATTTTAACCTTGAGGATGCCAAAATTTATTACAAGGAATTAATTGCAAACGGTATATCACTTAGCTATGATGATTTTTATGAAAGATTGAGGGCAGCATTTCGTTACTCTGGGTTGATATACTTATATCCCAGTATTAGACAATGGTCTCTCGGGCCTACTGAACTAACGGGTAAACGTCTGCTTCATATGTTGAAGATTATACTTACAGGCGAGTTTCCAGAGCGTAGGATTGATTACTCTAGCAAGCTTTTCTCAAAGCTGCTCAATGAACATAAGAACGGTACACTTCATAAGCTCAATTAA